AGGCCCGCGCGGCGCGTCTGCGCAACGACGAGGTCGTCGGTGCTGTCCACGCGTGCGAGCCAGCGCTCCGCGGCCGTGAAGTCCTTGCGGCGCTCCGCCAGCTGCGAGAGAACGAGGTAGGCCTGTGTGGTGCCGCGCTGGCGGTCGTCCGGGTCTTTCTGGTTGGCCGACAGGTCGATGTAGCGCTTGAGAGAGGTTTCAGCCGCCGCGTCCTGCCGGGCCTGCGCCTGCAGGCTGCCCAGCAGCAGCCAGGGCTCGGCCAGTTCGGGTCGCGCGGCGGTGAGCGCCTGCAACTGCGCGGCGGAATCCGCGTAGCGGCGGTTTTCGACCAGCACCCGAGCGTAGGCGATGCGCAGGTCGGGCGGCGCCTTGGGATTGCTGGCCAGGTAGCGCGTGACGATCGGCTCCGCGAGCGGCTGGCCGGGGTCGATCATTTCGAGCGCCAGAGCGGCCGGAGCGTCGGAGGCGGGATCCATCTGCTGGCCCTTGAAGGCGGCGTCAAGGGCGCCGGAGGTGTCGCCGGCATTCAGGCGCATGCGGCCGATGGTGGCCCAGGCCAGCGCCCCGGTGGCCGGGCTCTTGAGCTCATCGGACAGCGCCTGCTCGACCACCGAAGCGGCCTGCTTCTTGTCGGAGGCGCGCGAGTAGTTGCGCGCGATCACCGCCATCAGCATCGGCTTTTCGATCTGCGGCGTGGCCGCGATTTCGGCGCGCAGCGGCTCGACAGTTTCGCCGATGCGGTTGAGCGCAATCAGTATCTGGAGTTCGATGCGCCGTGCATCGCGCGAGTTGGGCAGCGTCTCCTGCCATGCGCGGGAGGCCGCGAGCGCCGCGTCGCCGGAGCGCGACTGCAGCGCGATCTCGACCGCGCGCTGGAACAGCTTGCCGTCGCGCAGGCGGCGGGCCGCGTCGAGCACCAGCGCGTAGC
This genomic window from Variovorax paradoxus contains:
- a CDS encoding tetratricopeptide repeat protein; its protein translation is MIPSLRRHRLAAAASLVLLACAAQAQTSDPAAPKSPAPIIERPAPSRPGTKPAPAAAAAAAKPASDPDAQPSALTAELFYEILMGEMTARSGDPGSGYALVLDAARRLRDGKLFQRAVEIALQSRSGDAALAASRAWQETLPNSRDARRIELQILIALNRIGETVEPLRAEIAATPQIEKPMLMAVIARNYSRASDKKQAASVVEQALSDELKSPATGALAWATIGRMRLNAGDTSGALDAAFKGQQMDPASDAPAALALEMIDPGQPLAEPIVTRYLASNPKAPPDLRIAYARVLVENRRYADSAAQLQALTAARPELAEPWLLLGSLQAQARQDAAAETSLKRYIDLSANQKDPDDRQRGTTQAYLVLSQLAERRKDFTAAERWLARVDSTDDLVVAQTRRAGLLARQGKLPQARELVRGLPERSAEDKKQKFLAEVQLLRDARQYQAAYDMLAQASAAAPTDSDLVYDQAMVAEKLNRLDEMERLLRRLIELKPENQNAYNALGYSFADRKIRLDEARTLIQKAVQLAPEDPFIADSLGWVEFRLGNTTEAIRILEAAYKTRPDPEIGAHFGEVLWATGQKDRAVTIWKEALLSDAENETLQETLKRLRVRP